One Thermoplasmata archaeon DNA window includes the following coding sequences:
- the hutU gene encoding urocanate hydratase: MPLRAPRGSRISCRGWRQEAILRMLYNNLENAERPEELIVYGGTGRAARNWDCFRAIVRELRRLEGDETLLIQSGKPVGVFRTTRDSPRVLIANSNLVPRWATWEHFRELEEKGLMMFGQMTAGSWCYIGTQGIIQGTYETFAAAARKHFGGSLKGRLVLSGGLGGMGGAQPLAIKMAGGVALIVEVDPERIKRRVERGFCDKMVGELDEALEIALDAKNRGEALSIGLVGNCAETHPELVRRGVVPDLVTDQTSAHDALNGYVPAGLSVGEAAELRRSDPAEYLRRSYESMAAHVRALLEFQKRGAVVFDYGNNLRGQALQAGVKEAFSYPGFVSAYIRPMFCEGRGPFRWIALSGDPEDILKTDRVVLRLFPKNRTLVNWIQLAEKYVPFEGLPARVCWLGLGERAQFAKAINRMVRRKELSAPIAITRDHLDCGSVASPNRETEGMLDGSDAVADWPLLNALLNCAAGADSVHIHSGGGVGVGYSIHAGMVVVADGTKEAEKRIQRVFTTDPGIGVLRHADAGYAGARAAARRAGLRIPVSGPG, encoded by the coding sequence ATGCCCCTCAGGGCACCCCGGGGTAGCAGAATCTCCTGTCGGGGCTGGCGCCAAGAGGCGATTCTGCGCATGCTCTACAACAATCTCGAGAATGCCGAGAGACCCGAGGAGCTGATTGTCTACGGCGGGACCGGAAGGGCGGCGCGGAATTGGGATTGCTTCCGCGCCATTGTCAGGGAGCTGAGGAGGCTGGAGGGAGACGAGACGCTGCTCATTCAATCGGGGAAGCCGGTGGGCGTTTTCAGAACCACACGGGATTCTCCGAGGGTGCTCATCGCCAACTCCAACCTGGTCCCACGCTGGGCCACCTGGGAGCACTTCAGGGAGCTCGAGGAAAAGGGCCTAATGATGTTCGGTCAGATGACGGCGGGCTCTTGGTGCTATATAGGAACCCAGGGAATTATACAGGGGACCTATGAGACCTTCGCCGCCGCCGCGCGAAAGCACTTCGGCGGGAGCCTGAAGGGGAGGCTAGTGCTCAGCGGGGGTCTCGGGGGCATGGGCGGAGCCCAGCCGCTCGCGATAAAAATGGCCGGTGGGGTGGCGCTCATCGTGGAGGTGGACCCGGAGAGGATAAAGAGGAGGGTGGAGAGGGGATTCTGTGACAAAATGGTCGGGGAGCTCGACGAGGCGCTCGAAATTGCCCTCGACGCAAAAAATAGGGGCGAGGCGCTGTCAATAGGCCTTGTCGGGAACTGCGCCGAGACCCACCCAGAGCTCGTGAGGAGGGGCGTCGTCCCGGACCTCGTGACCGACCAGACATCCGCCCACGATGCCCTCAACGGCTACGTCCCTGCGGGGCTGAGTGTTGGAGAGGCGGCGGAGCTCAGGAGGAGCGACCCCGCGGAGTACCTCCGGCGGTCCTATGAATCGATGGCGGCGCACGTCAGGGCGCTTCTTGAGTTCCAGAAGAGGGGGGCGGTGGTCTTCGACTACGGAAACAACCTGCGCGGGCAGGCGCTTCAGGCGGGTGTGAAGGAGGCCTTCTCCTACCCGGGTTTCGTCAGCGCCTACATAAGGCCGATGTTCTGCGAGGGCCGTGGGCCATTCCGCTGGATAGCGCTCTCCGGCGACCCTGAGGACATTCTCAAGACGGACAGGGTCGTGCTCCGGCTCTTCCCAAAGAACAGGACGCTCGTCAATTGGATTCAGCTCGCCGAGAAGTACGTTCCGTTCGAGGGCCTTCCCGCGAGGGTCTGCTGGCTGGGCCTCGGCGAGAGGGCCCAGTTCGCTAAAGCTATAAATAGGATGGTTAGGAGAAAGGAGCTCTCGGCTCCGATTGCGATCACCCGCGACCACCTCGACTGCGGCTCCGTGGCCTCTCCGAACAGGGAGACCGAGGGGATGCTCGACGGCAGCGACGCCGTGGCGGACTGGCCTCTCCTGAACGCCCTTCTCAACTGTGCCGCCGGCGCGGACTCCGTCCACATCCACAGCGGCGGCGGGGTCGGAGTGGGCTACTCGATTCACGCTGGAATGGTCGTTGTGGCCGACGGCACGAAGGAGGCGGAGAAAAGAATTCAGAGGGTGTTCACGACTGACCCCGGCATAGGCGTCCTCAGGCACGCCGACGCGGGCTATGCAGGGGCGCGAGCGGCGGCGCGGAGGGCTGGGCTTCGAATTCCAGTCAGTGGCCCTGGCTGA
- a CDS encoding MTH1187 family thiamine-binding protein, translated as MIVADVSVVPIGEGTSVSRFVRKAVEALESSGLKTMRGPMSTSVEARDIDELFAAVKAAHRAVLAEGARRVLTTIKIDERLDKEHTMKSKLDAIK; from the coding sequence ATGATAGTGGCGGACGTCAGCGTTGTCCCTATAGGAGAGGGGACGAGCGTGAGCAGGTTCGTCAGGAAGGCCGTCGAGGCCCTCGAGTCCTCTGGTCTGAAGACGATGCGGGGCCCGATGTCCACGAGCGTGGAGGCCAGGGACATCGACGAGCTCTTCGCGGCGGTGAAGGCGGCCCATCGAGCGGTCCTGGCCGAGGGAGCGAGGCGTGTGCTGACCACGATAAAAATCGACGAGAGGCTGGACAAGGAGCATACAATGAAGAGCAAGCTCGACGCAATAAAATAG